A genome region from Hevea brasiliensis isolate MT/VB/25A 57/8 chromosome 7, ASM3005281v1, whole genome shotgun sequence includes the following:
- the LOC110649085 gene encoding LOW QUALITY PROTEIN: uncharacterized protein LOC110649085 (The sequence of the model RefSeq protein was modified relative to this genomic sequence to represent the inferred CDS: inserted 1 base in 1 codon) — protein sequence MEDGDTVNRSGKVLSKLNCDRGAGLGPSASVFHALESPSSDISQPGKMKFLCSSGGKILPRPSDGKLRYVGGETRIISISKNLTWYELVKKTKGICNQPHSIKYQLPGEDLDALISVSSDEDLQNMIEEYHGLEKLEGSQRLRIFLIPLGESEKSSSFDGAAIQQDSPNYHYVLAVNGVLDPSPRENSSGQGSASEASQPGNISDHHPSFRKHSPSPLFPLEAKAGFNAFHPPRFSNEFHYMTKPPYRSPPISPIPIQHRDSRNSHVKSNGANSSVESCSSFITAQLPPDNCSTSTVCKQPTQGLVALMNHCKNVDNLQADQPHGVQSHSHNLGTEHLTPSVFHQSEVNFDGFSGGRPMHKERAIHSEKPFLGPDDPLGLLSASVDSIDSHHGMPHAFSDSKLQEHGMRSAYCSQEGMSPSSPLNFSKTQLSSMVSSSSQEKPEQLHKNFNFVNPSLQRRNEPIQKATTIADDQCQIPKGRVELNSEMMNAVEKINPFCYQAERPCDKKLSVAGMKYKNKSPHVNCNSRSEIDVLGHNMNISEDGLSASSAIDFKPSVDNFLEHSQNYQTPSDLLLMDQRTASDQNSSLHGKVNGEQGSNIPRNSIPEVEELFKNGKMHPRGESCLVDLTSGSSKDSFSHESAPVQPLESQNGKDNKDSLLISSTKSYQSVVHDDSGANTTLHVNEIHAAAVNCTNDASYEREVSHLVEDHGSYPDQKAEKLGLGGSAYEKSNVGNIMSAQTKTSSKNKDQNKLEPLFTVESLTGNVPCTIQSSGAVVPHDADSVNSDFGSSSAVGVESIMPHLSMPVTDPTSSDLMPPKATDSESIIPHVRAYVADPTSSDFISPSATISESIMPETEFEDIKDDSGDKDKSITDAVIAEMEASIYGLQIIKNADLEELRELGSGTYGTVYHGKWRGTDVAIKRIKKSCFSGRSSEQERLTKDFWREAQILSNLHHPNVVAFYGVVPDGAGGTLATVTEYMVNGSLRHVLLKKDRSLDRQKXLIIAMDAAFGMEYLHSKNIVHFDLKCDNLLVNLRDPQRPICKVGDFGLSRIKRNTLVSGGVRGTLPWMAPELLNGSSSRVSEKVDVFSFGISLWEILTGEEPYADMHCGAIIGGIVKNTLRPPIPECCDPEWRTLMEQCWSPDPESRPSFTEITNRLRAMSFALQTKGHNNIQARQVKAKFLS from the exons ATGGAAGATGGCGATACTGTAAATAGATCAGGGAAGGTTCTCAGTAAATTGAATTGTGATAGGGGTGCTGGTTTGGGTCCATCTGCTTCAGTCTTTCATGCGCTAGAATCCCCTTCTTCAGATATATCTCAACCTGGAAAGATGAAGTTCCTTTGCAGTTCTGGGGGTAAGATTTTGCCAAGGCCCAGTGATGGAAAGCTAAGATATGTGGGAGGAGAGACCCGCATTATTTCCATTTCTAAGAATCTTACATGGTATGAACTTGTCAAGAAAACTAAAGGTATTTGCAACCAACCTCACTCCATCAAGTATCAGCTTCCAGGTGAGGATCTTGATGCTCTTATATCTGTGTCTTCTGATGAAGATCTTCAAAATATGATAGAGGAATACCATGGACTTGAAAAGCTAGAGGGTTCTCAAAGGCTTCGAATATTTTTGATTCCTCTGGGTGAATCTGAAAAGTCATCTTCTTTTGATGGAGCTGCCATCCAGCAGGACAGCCCCAACTACCACTATGTTCTTGCTGTAAATGGCGTATTAGATCCTAGTCCTAGGGAAAACTCCAGTGGGCAGGGTTCAGCGAGTGAAGCAAGTCAACCTGGAAATATTTCAGATCACCATCCAAGCTTTCGTAAACATTCTCCATCTCCTCTTTTTCCTTTGGAGGCTAAAGCAGGTTTTAATGCATTTCATCCTCCTAGATTTTCCAATGAATTCCACTATATGACCAAACCTCCCTATCGGTCTCCTCCTATTTCTCCAATTCCTATACAGCACCGAGACTCTAGGAATTCTCACGTAAAATCTAATGGTGCTAACTCCAGTGTTGAGAGCTGTAGTTCCTTCATTACTGCTCAGCTGCCACCTGATAACTGCAGCACATCTACTGTTTGCAAACAACCCACTCAAGGGCTGGTAGCTTTGATGAATCATTGCAAAAATGTTGATAATCTTCAGGCAGACCAACCACATGGAGTGCAATCCCACAGCCATAATCTTGGCACAGAACATCTGACCCCTTCAGTTTTTCATCAGAGTGAAGTCAATTTTGATGGTTTCTCTGGGGGGAGGCCTATGCACAAGGAAAGGGCAATCCACTCTGAGAAGCCTTTCTTGGGCCCAGATGATCCTTTGGGTCTGTTGTCAGCGTCTGTAGACTCCATTGATTCTCATCATGGAATGCCACATGCCTTTTCAGATTCAAAGCTACAAGAGCATGGGATGCGGTCTGCTTACTGTTCACAAGAGGGGATGAGCCCATCATCTCCGTTGAACTTTTCCAAGACACAATTATCTTCAATGGTCTCAAGTTCTTCACAAGAAAAGCCTGAGCAGCTGCACaagaattttaattttgtcaatCCTTCCCTACAAA GAAGGAATGAACCCATTCAGAAAGCTACTACCATTGCtgatgatcaatgccaaattccAAAGGGTCGCGTGGAATTGAATTCAGAAATGATGAATGCAGTTGAAAAAATTAATCCATTTTGTTACCAAGCTGAAAGACCTTGTGACAAGAAATTATCAGTCGCAGGTATGAAATACAAGAACAAATCACCTCATGTCAACTGTAACTCAAGATCTGAAATTGATGTATTGGGACACAATATGAACATCTCTGAGGATGGGCTCTCTGCATCCTCAGCCATTGATTTCAAACCTTCTGTAGACAACTTCTTGGAGCACTCCCAGAACTATCAAACCCCTTCTGATCTCCTATTGATGGACCAGAGGACTGCAAGCGACCAAAACAGCAGTTTGCATGGAAAAGTGAATGGTGAACAAGGAAGCAACATCCCAAGGAACAGCATTCCAGAAGTTGAGGAGTTATTTAAAAATGGCAAGATGCACCCTCGTGGTGAAAGTTGTTTGGTTGATCTTACCTCTGGATCATCTAAAGATTCATTTTCCCATGAATCAGCACCAGTTCAACCCCTTGAAAGTCAAAATGGTAAGGATAACAAAGATTCCTTGCTCATAAGCTCTACAAAATCATACCAATCTGTTGTTCATGATGACTCTGGTGCAAATACAACCTTGCATGTGAATGAAATTCATGCTGCAGCAGTTAATTGCACTAACGATGCTTCATATGAGAGAGAGGTTTCTCACCTTGTCGAGGACCATGGAAGTTACCCTGATCAGAAGGCTGAGAAGTTGGGTCTTGGTGGATCTGCTTATGAGAAGTCAAATGTTGGGAATATTATGTCAGCACAAACAAAAACATCAAGTAAAAATAAAGATCAAAATAAGCTGGAGCCATTATTTACTGTGGAATCTTTGACTGGTAATGTGCCTTGTACCATTCAATCTTCTGGTGCAGTTGTCCCACACGATGCTGACTCAGTCAACAGTGATTTTGGTTCTTCTTCGGCAGTTGGGGTAGAAAGCATTATGCCACATCTTTCTATGCCCGTTACTGATCCAACCAGCAGTGACCTTATGCCTCCTAAAGCAACAGATTCAGAGAGTATCATCCCACATGTTCGCGCATATGTTGCTGATCCAACCAGCTCTGATTTTATATCTCCTTCTGCTACAATATCTGAAAGTATCATGCCAGAAACTGAGTTTGAG GACATAAAGGATGATAGTGGAGATAAGGATAAATCTATTACGGATGCAGTGATAGCTGAAATGGAAGCTAGCATCTATGGCTTGCAG ATTATAAAGAATGCTGATCTTGAAGAACTAAGAGAGTTAGGATCTGGCACATATGGCACCGTCTACCATGGAAAATGGCGTGGAACAGATGTTgccataaaaagaattaaaaagagctGCTTTTCGGGGAGGTCATCAGAGCAAGAACGTTTG ACAAAAGACTTTTGGAGAGAAGCACAGATCCTCTCAAATCTTCATCATCCAAATGTGGTTGCATTTTATGGGGTAGTTCCAGATGGGGCTGGAGGAACCTTAGCCACTGTGACTGAATATATGGTCAATGGATCACTTAGGCATGTCCTACTTAAGAAGGATAG ATCACTTGATCGCCAGA AACTTATAATTGCAATGGATGCAGCTTTTGGGATGGAATACTTGCACTCGAAAAATATAGTCCACTTTGATCTGAAATGTGACAATTTGCTTGTCAATTTAAGGGATCCACAAAGACCCATCTGCAAG GTTGGAGATTTTGGTCTATCAAGAATCAAACGGAATACTCTTGTATCTGGTGGCGTGCGAGGTACCCTTCCATGGATGGCACCAGAATTGTTGAATGGGAGCAGCAGTCGGGTTTCTGAGAAG GTTGATGTTTTCTCATTTGGCATTTCTCTATGGGAGATCTTGACTGGGGAGGAACCTTATGCAGATATGCATTGTGGTGCTATCAtcg